The Miscanthus floridulus cultivar M001 chromosome 17, ASM1932011v1, whole genome shotgun sequence genome has a window encoding:
- the LOC136516703 gene encoding uncharacterized protein yields RVMRARFVPSYYARDLLHKLQQLRQGSKSVEEYYQELQMGMLRCGLEENEDGAIARFMGGLNREIQDILAYKEYNYVNRLFHLACKAEREVQGRRASMRANIPAGRASPWTLSNAAAPSTRAPPQSSSTIKPRSSTTNSVPCPSEPTRGATATSAKSSSSVVSTGRTRDIQCLRCKGYGHVRKDCPSTRVMVVRADGGYSSASDFDEETYALLAANNVAKGDDFQQDEEHIGAEAAEHYESLVVQRVLSAQMERAEQNQRHTLFQTKCVIKERSCCVIIDGGSCNNLASAEMVEKLSLSTKPHPQPYYIQWLNSSGKVKVTRLVRVEFAIGSYHDSIDCDVVPMQACSMLLGRPWQFDKDSLHSGKTNQYSFVQNDKKIVLHPMSPESILRDELARSSKLKNQAVASENQIVANELEKHKKKSSKSVHHNKNE; encoded by the coding sequence cgggtcatgcgggccagatttgttccttcttattatgcccgtgatcttttacataagttgcaacaattgaggcaaggatccaaatctgtagaagagtactatcaagagctacaaatgggtatgcttcgttgcgggctagaggaaaatgaggatggtgccatagctagatttatgggtgggctgaaccgggagattcaggacattctagcttataaggaatataattatgtcaatcgtttatttcaccttgcttgtaaagctgaacgagaagtgcagggacgacgagctAGCATGAGGGCTAACATTCCTGCAGGTCGTGCTAGCCCATGGACACTCTCCAATGCTGCTGCACCGTCAACGCGTGCACCCCCACAATCTTCCTCGACCATCAAGCCACGCTCCTCTACAACAAATTCTGTACCATGCCCAAGTGAACCAACTAGAGGAGCAACGGCTACATCTGCCAAGAGTTCATCCTCGGTGGTATCCACGGGGAGAACAAGGGATATTCAGTGCCTACGCTGCAAAGGATATGGCCACGTACGCAAGGACTGCCCAAGCACACGTGTGATGGTTGTGCGAGCTGATGGGGGGTATTcttctgctagtgattttgatgaagaaacatatgctttgcttgctgctaacaatgtagcgaaaggagatgatttccaacaagacgaagagcacattggggctgaagctgctgagcactatgagagcctcgtggtgcagcgggtgctaagtgcccaaatggagagggctgaacaaaatcagcgccacactttgtttcaaaccaagtgtgtgatcaaggaacgctcttgctgtgtgatcatagatggaggaagctgcaacaacttggcaagtgctgaaatggtggagaagctttcattgagcacaaaaccacacccgcagccttactacattcagtggcttaacagcagcggcaaggtgaaggtaacccgattggtaagggtagagtttgccattggttcttatcatgattccattgactgcgatgttgtgcctatgcaagcatgctctatgttgttaggtagaccatggcagtttgataaagattccttgcactctggtaaaacaaatcaatactcttttgtgcaaaatgacaagaagattgtgttgcaccccatgtcccctgagtctattctaagagatgaacttgctagatctagcaaacttaagaatcaggctgttgctagtgaaaatcagattgtcgctaatgaacttgagaaacataagaagaagtctagcaaatctgttcatcataataaaaatgag